In the Drosophila takahashii strain IR98-3 E-12201 chromosome 3R, DtakHiC1v2, whole genome shotgun sequence genome, one interval contains:
- the TTLL5 gene encoding tubulin polyglutamylase TTLL5: MPSSLCEALTNSSINFEYQKEDDWITSGKLGSREAVLVFKTNILNPKIRKTLSEKSSAQALSESKDNVEEPVLSQTKAEQKEPTSSEPSSKEALSSSTQQKIYLLKTPQQCDKSDKLTFSSPFKKILNRYSSSDTSISSEGEEPAHSRECKSRVLKTSQHTINLNLDADLSKESGYESTAPAKSISNTEVSEEDPEVTSEDDDEYGVNMPAFKLKITYKFHQTETKLLRKLFNVHGLTEIQGENNNFNLLWTGVHMKLDIVRNLAPYQRVNHFPRSYEMTRKDRLYKNIERMQHLRGMKHFDIVPQTFVLPIESRDLVVAHNKHRGPWIVKPAASSRGRGIFIVNSPDQIPQDEQAVVSKYIVDPLCIDGHKCDLRVYVLVTSFDPLIIYLFEEGIVRLATVKYDRHADNLWNPCMHLCNYSINKYHSDYIRSSDAQDEDVGHKWTLSALLRHLKLQSCDTRQLMLNIEDLIIKAVLACAQSIISACRMFVPNGNNCFELYGFDILIDNALKPWLLEVNLSPSMGVDSPLDTKVKSCLMADLLTCVGIPAYSPEMRSHYDQKWSRFRSSSCQRQATFPGVSQKTKKSKKKGAPISVSLTGEEQRILRNARLQYSRRGGFVRIFPTDDSMQRYGNFLDSANGIPISTPTVQSQTFQTPIVQHNYNQMLHQNLYCKDGRQKQDDNSEADRIWQYERALETDSEIPFVKKPAVEKCEEEGRRLRKVMLKKISNGSELTPFQARQTFSIYLESVLRRLTEDPKDNHEKIILKFLNKFGGSVKPPVIFRNMQTLKVASKARSAMVAKLLGDFLENYKRDTEAYVDSFDHFGMIPSSAYNQFLMHAQESDLEAVLTLHTNVTGIMPFLYNRCGLSVPPTPPIPSGLHGFLRALPSMVNPSGMARELSKYDGYFKSYDKEKIFL, from the exons ATGCCGTCTTCATTGTGTGAAGCGCTCACAAATTCTtc AATCAATTTTGAATATCAAAAAGAAGATGATTGGATTACGAGTGGAAAGCTGGGTTCCCGCGaagcagttttggtttttaagaCGAATATTCTTAATCCAAAGATCCGCAAGACGTTATCTGAGAAGTCCTCTGCACAAGCGTTATCTGAGTCAAAGGATAATGTAGAAGAGCCCGTTCTAAGTCAAACGAAAGCGGAGCAAAAAGAACCCACTTCTTCAGAACCAAGTAGTAAGGAAGCTCTAAGCAGTTCGACGCAgcaaaagatttatttattgaaaaccCCGCAACAATGTGATAAATCGGataaattaactttttctAGCCCTTTTAAGAAGATACTTAACCGATATTCCTCGAGTGATACGTCCATTTCCAGTGAAGGTGAAGAGCCTGCACATAGTAGAGAATGCAAATCGCGTGTACTTAAGACCAGTCAACATACCATTAATCTTAACTTAGATGCAGATTTATCGAAGGAAAGTGGATACGAGTCCACAGCACCTGCcaaatcaatttcaaataCTGAAGTAAGCGAAGAAGATCCGGAGGTGACAAGCGAAGATGACGACGAATATGGTGTTAACATGCCTGCCTTTAAGCTAAAGATTACCTACAAATTCCATCAGACGGAAACCAAGTTGCTGAGAAAACTGTTCAATGTCCATGGCCTTACAGAAATTCAGGGtgaaaataataactttaatttgCTCTGGACTGGTGTTCATATGAAACTAGATATTGTGAGAAATCTTGCGCCGTATCAGAGAGTTAATCACTTTCCAAG ATCCTATGAGATGACCCGCAAGGACAGGCTTTATAAGAACATAGAACGCATGCAGCATCTTCGGGGAATGAAGCATTTCGATATTGTGCCACAAACCTTTGTACTGCCCATAGAATCCCGAGATTTAGTTGTAGCACATAACAAGCATCGCGGACCATGGATAGTAAAACCAGCGGCATCCAGTCGGGGAAGGGGAATATTCATTGTGAATTcg CCCGATCAAATACCCCAGGATGAACAGGCTGTAGTATCGAAGTACATTGTGGATCCGCTGTGCATTGATGGTCACAAATGTGATTTGAGGGTGTACGTCCTAGTCACGTCCTTCGACCCCCTTATTATTTACCTATTCGAAGAGGGCATAGTGCGGTTGGCCACAGTCAAGTACGACAGACATGCGGATAATTTGTGGAACCCATGCATGCACCTCTGCAATTACAGCATTAACAAGTACCATTCTGATTACATCAGGAGCTCCGATGCTCAGGATGAGGATGTAGGCCATAAGTGGACGTTGTCCGCTCTTTTAAGGCACCTGAAACTCCAGAGTTGTGATACACGCCAGCTAATGCTGAATATAGAAGATTTAATTATTAAGGCGGTGCTAGCCTGTGCTCAGTCCATTATTTCGGCCTGCAGAATGTTCGTGCCCAACGGCAATAACTGCTTTGAGCTGTATGGATTTGATATATTAATAGACAATGCACTGAAGCCATGGCTGCTGGAAGTCAATCTATCGCCGTCAATGGGTGTGGATAGTCCTTTGGACACAAAGGTGAAATCCTGCCTAATGGCCGACCTATTGACGTGCGTGGGCATCCCGGCCTATAGTCCCGAAATGAGATCTCACTACGACCAGAAATGGTCACGATTCCGCAGTTCAAGCTGCCAACGGCAGGCAACCTTTCCCGGTGTCTCGCAAAAGACAAAGAAATCGAAGAAAAAGGGAGCCCCCATTAGTGTAAGTCTAACTGGCGAGGAGCAGCGCATTTTGCGCAATGCACGCCTACAGTATTCTCGCCGCGGTGGATTCGTACGCATCTTTCCTACGGACGATTCAATGCAGCGATATGGTAATTTCCTCGACTCTGCCAATGGCATTCCAATTTCCACGCCGACCGTACAAAGTCAGACATTCCAAACGCCGATTGTGCAGCACAACTACAACCAGATGCTTCACCAAAATCTATACTGCAAGGATGGCCGGCAAAAGCAGGACGATAATTCGGAGGCCGATCGAATTTGGCAATACGAAAGAGCCCTGGAAACGGATTCGGAAATTCCGTTTGTCAAGAAGCCGGCGGTGGAGAAGTGCGAGGAGGAGGGCAGGAGGTTGCGGAAGGTGATGCTTAAGAAAATTTCCAATGGATCGGAACTTACGCCGTTTCAGGCACGACAGACTTTCAGTATATATTTGGAATCGGTTCTGCGGCGTCTGACCGAAGATCCGAAGGACAATCACGAGAAAATAATACTCAAGTTCTTGAACAAATTCGGTGGGTCTGTGAAGCCGCCGGTGATTTTCCGGAATATGCAAACCCTCAAGGTGGCCAGCAAGGCGCGATCGGCAATGGTGGCGAAGCTACTGGGCGACTTCCTAGAGAATTACAAGCGAGACACGGAGGCCTATGTGGACTCTTTCGATCACTTCGGAATGATACCGTCCAGTGCCTACAACCAGTTCTTAATGCACGCCCAGGAGTCCGATTTGGAGGCAGTGCTGACGCTGCACACCAATGTTACCGGGATCATGCCCTTCCTGTACAACCGCTGTGGTCTGTCGGTGCCACCCACTCCCCCGATTCCGTCGGGCCTCCATGGCTTTCTGAGAGCCCTCCCCTCCATGGTCAACCCCTCCGGCATGGCCAGGGAGCTCAGCAAGTACGATGGCTACTTTAAGAGCTACGACAAGGAGAAGATATTTCTATGA
- the LOC108062913 gene encoding uncharacterized protein: MNTKNMQNKPMDGGKFLEMLSTISLEEILKFEFRRNTTSKWVLLISPQDQKYTCNICRVVQFGGKNLFSHLSGKKHNSVMVAEQQLQIRIRPAGGPQKAVPEPFKKGPNPTNNKNSSSPVVKNTPASNKNVQNKNNANTNAAGKQTAGNSAVKAQPVQKKISAIGVNAQKIASPNSGNNSPIQKNISANNQNNQNNIAGNNTSTQNNIAGNNTSTQNNIAGNNTPTQKKIAGNNAPVQKNIPVIGANAQKKPNANAANNQAKKPVANPANPGIKKGPQPTAQSTAGPSNISKNLGSPAPKPIGSNTNSQPKPTVKTTPNSQSPAKIQTQAQTPAQRQLQPQAKPQPNKTVQNARPNNPNIVKNPLATKITCVPLAKLISSNPEPPEPDEDVIIIDEQSKEVPSQPKEVANKPKEFPQKPKEAPKQSKEAPKQAATQKNPIPIQTSKPNASTVRPNMHKVITPSYAVPKDYAPARYTGGTFESRSPNDVMGLVGVEYVLKIVRNLADKSARYQCCLCEITADEQSMHNHLLGYNHRLKYFDKHFPTAMRQYRQYVSQVPESEVCKIMMPVFDKLATAIETHHGRKTAHLCYEHVYAKDRQALFSQVYNRKHSSEKVGPSFTHVVDAKEVDELIEKARNNVQPMMNMENPNPYFVPPYVAQGPPNYMRYQNVPPKNTSHTVDDETHKRMVENFLRDTRQSSGDVQKSRNPKRNRSRSNSPDQRKRVASKRTWNVERRSVSPLRDGDIWQAYRHMVNLKVRELNDSFDTYKADPEQHPNYQTEWQMFWKRRKDELTLAGINHRSYNFQNEWIHFFNARIEELYNQDIENIKIKCRERLCLPMTNDELSNEKYHVHLPKNSETNMSTAEPNKGPQKMPMDVDPPIVEPPNVIHVLRLLTALENYLGSLGPFITEMLVKALQTQKIYPEKVHTLILTAENCAILETVKEKFTGLLISQIYDPAKERALKKAISDTELLLQEASKYNHPKESAQRAEKPNLPMANQNTISPDKPLDKTQLAAKLASSLVSQGKTSINREELQKILQVYTMIEQKKRQDIPSTSSVNSVPSSSGNLIPNSNNNGNLLTQHPTRNLNFASNAGSTNNPTSMYSTGQNYSGNVARFNNQPNTNIPNTLTSNAYPTDRGYGGSGGSGGFQSNQFGTGTPAMNPSSVLRNDLTTSSLFNFNTNLNPSYNNLNRRNPNF; the protein is encoded by the coding sequence ATGAATACCAAAAACATGCAAAACAAACCCATGGATGGGGGAAAATTTCTAGAGATGTTGTCAACAATATCATTGGAAGAAATACTAAAATTTGAGTTTCGTCGCAACACAACAAGCAAATGGGTATTATTGATAAGTCCTCAGGATCAGAAGTATACTTGTAATATTTGCCGTGTTGTCCAGTTTGGCGGCAAAAATTTGTTCAGCCACCTTAGTGGTAAAAAACATAACTCGGTTATGGTAGCTGAACAACAATTGCAAATAAGAATCAGACCAGCTGGTGGTCCACAGAAAGCGGTTCCAGAGCCCTTTAAAAAAGGACCGAACCCCACGAATAACAAAAACAGTTCTTCCCCGGTTGTAAAAAATACCCCTGCTTCcaacaaaaatgttcaaaacaaaaataatgccAATACTAATGCTGCCGGCAAGCAGACAGCTGGAAACTCAGCTGTAAAAGCTCAACCCGTTCAGAAGAAAATTTCAGCTATTGGCGTAAACGCACAAAAAATTGCCAGCCCGAATTCGGGAAATAATTCACCCAttcaaaagaatatttcagcaaataatcaaaacaatcaaaataatattgcaGGAAATAATACGTCCACTCAAAATAATATTGCAGGAAATAATACATCCACTCAAAATAATATTGCAGGAAATAATACACCcacacaaaagaaaattgcAGGGAATAATGCACCCGTTCAAAAGAATATTCCAGTTATTGGTGCGAACGCACAGAAAAAACCCAATGCAAACGCGGCAAATAATCAAGCAAAGAAACCGGTTGCCAACCCAGCTAACCCTGGGATTAAAAAGGGACCTCAGCCTACAGCACAAAGCACAGCGGGTCCTTCGAACATTTCAAAGAACTTAGGAAGTCCTGCACCCAAACCCATTGGGAGCAATACCAATTCTCAGCCGAAACCTACTGTCAAAACTACACCTAATTCACAGTCCCCAGCAAAAATTCAGACCCAAGCACAAACACCCGCTCAAAGACAATTACAACCCCAAGCGAAGCCACAGCCGAACAAAACTGTGCAGAATGCTAGACCCAATAATCCAAATATTGTCAAGAATCCGCTGGCCACTAAAATAACTTGTGTTCCGCTTGCCAAGCTAATCAGCTCCAATCCAGAACCCCCCGAGCCTGATGAGGATGTCATAATTATCGATGAACAATCTAAAGAGGTTCCCAGCCAACCAAAAGAGGTTGCCAACAAACCAAAAGAGTttccccaaaaaccaaaagaggCCCCCAAACAATCAAAGGAGGCTCCGAAACAAGCGGCAACTCAGAAaaatcccattcccattcaaaCATCCAAACCGAATGCTTCGACTGTTCGTCCTAATATGCATAAGGTAATAACCCCTTCATATGCTGTCCCAAAGGATTACGCACCAGCTAGATACACTGGCGGCACATTTGAGTCTAGAAGTCCAAATGATGTAATGGGTCTCGTTGGCGTAGAGTACGTCTTAAAGATTGTAAGGAACTTGGCCGATAAAAGCGCCAGATACCAATGCTGCTTATGCGAGATCACCGCTGATGAGCAGTCGATGCACAACCATTTGCTGGGCTACAACCACCGTTTAAAGTATTTCGACAAGCATTTCCCCACTGCAATGCGTCAGTACCGTCAGTATGTCTCTCAGGTTCCAGAAAGCGAAGTGTGCAAGATAATGATGCCCGTTTTTGATAAGCTTGCAACGGCGATTGAAACCCATCACGGCCGCAAAACTGCCCATCTGTGCTATGAACATGTTTATGCCAAAGATCGCCAGGCGTTGTTCTCGCAGGTGTACAATAGAAAGCATTCATCCGAAAAGGTGGGTCCGTCGTTCACCCACGTCGTTGATGCCAAAGAGGTTGACGAATTGATTGAAAAGGCCAGGAACAACGTTCAGCCCATGATGAACATGGAAAATCCGAACCCATATTTCGTTCCGCCATATGTAGCTCAGGGTCCGCCCAATTATATGCGCTACCAGAATGTGCCACCAAAAAATACATCACATACTGTTGATGACGAAACGCACAAGCGGATGGTTGAGAACTTCCTCAGGGACACCAGACAAAGTTCAGGCGACGTCCAGAAGTCTCGAAACCCGAAACGCAACCGTTCCAGATCCAATTCGCCGGATCAGAGGAAGAGAGTCGCCTCGAAGAGGACTTGGAATGTGGAGCGCAGGTCGGTGTCTCCCTTGCGCGATGGGGACATTTGGCAGGCCTACCGGCACATGGTTAACCTCAAGGTGCGTGAGCTAAACGATTCCTTTGACACCTACAAAGCCGACCCGGAACAGCATCCGAATTATCAGACCGAGTGGCAAATGTTTTGGAAGCGCCGCAAGGATGAACTTACACTGGCTGGCATCAATCATCGTTCGTATAATTTCCAAAACGAATGGATTCATTTCTTTAATGCCCGTATCGAGGAACTGTACAATCAAGatattgaaaatatcaaaataaaatgccgCGAACGGTTGTGCTTGCCAATGACCAATGACGAATTGAGCAACGAAAAGTATCACGTTCATTTGCCCAAAAATTCAGAGACAAATATGAGTACTGCGGAACCCAACAAGGGGCCTCAGAAAATGCCCATGGATGTGGATCCTCCGATTGTGGAGCCACCGAATGTTATTCACGTGCTTCGCCTGTTGACGGCTTTGGAAAATTACCTCGGTAGTTTAGGTCCTTTCATCACTGAAATGCTAGTGAAAGCCCTGCAAACGCAGAAGATTTATCCTGAAAAAGTGcatactttaattttaacagcTGAAAATTGTGCCATCTTGGAAACGGTTAAGGAAAAGTTTACGGGTCTCTTGATCTCCCAAATTTATGATCCCGCTAAGGAACGGGCCTTGAAAAAAGCCATTAGTGACACCGAACTTCTGCTTCAAGAGGCCAGTAAATATAACCATCCTAAAGAAAGCGCTCAGCGGGCCGAAAAACCAAATTTGCCGATGGCTAACCAAAATACGATTAGTCCCGATAAACCATTGGATAAAACCCAGCTTGCCGCAAAGCTGGCTTCTTCTCTGGTGTCCCAAGGCAAAACATCTATTAACCGGGAAGAACTTCAGAAAATACTTCAAGTTTATACGATGATTGAGCAGAAGAAACGCCAGGACATACCGTCTACCAGCTCGGTGAATTCTGTGCCCAGCTCTTCCGGTAACTTGATTCCAAACTCAAATAACAATGGCAACTTGTTGACACAACATCCAACTAGAAATCTAAACTTTGCAAGCAATGCAGGCAGCACCAACAACCCGACCAGTATGTACAGTACTGGTCAAAACTACTCCGGAAATGTGGCTCGCTTTAACAACCAACCAAACACTAACATACCTAACACCTTAACCTCAAACGCGTATCCGACTGATCGTGGATATGGCGGATCAGGCGGATCCGGCGGATTTCAAAGCAATCAATTTGGCACTGGAACTCCGGCGATGAATCCAAGCAGCGTTTTGCGAAACGACTTGACTACGTCGTCGCTATTCAACTTCAACACCAATTTGAACCCATCTTACAACAACCTCAACCGGAGGAAccctaatttttaa
- the vig2 gene encoding intracellular hyaluronan-binding protein 4, whose translation MDNSAKNRYELLFMDDDDSSAPAQPQIPAAAVVAAPAKKPEQPKVAKSKQEKENKPVASARKVNSSNPAAKNASPVKPGGGKLAPSAGGDSGRPRNAATNGQRDNQGRFNNNNNNYNNQRYGNKESSGEFGNELPQRQFNNRDNRGPPRARTGGEKFGKREFDRQSGSDKTGVKSIDKREGGGAHNWGSPKQDIEDLKTAGGESSPQAEKEDSANEQSADPAVPAEEDESKLMTLDEWKALRDQRAKPNYNLRKAGEGAADNAEWKKMVVLSKKKESNSEDELEYDPSLYPQRVGRLQRIVDIQFNFNDGRKGGFRKGPRPGGPGGPREGGYRNDGPRGEGGFPRGEGGYRQDGPRNEGPRGEGGYRNEGPRGEGGFRNDGPRGEGFRGPRPSNGYENRQENNNNRFGEKRRSAQKPLKVDDEAQFPTLC comes from the exons ATGGACAATTCAGCCAAGAACCGCTACGAACTGTTGTTCATGGACGACGATGACTCCTCCGCGCCTGCCCAGCCACAGATTCCCGCTGCCGCCGTAGTGGCGGCGCCGGCGAAGAAACCGGAACAGCCGAAGGTGGCCAAGAGCAAGCAGGAGAAGGAGAACAAGCCGGTGGCGTCGGCCCGCAAGGTTAATAGCTCGAATCCGGCGGCCAAGAACGCGAGTCCGGTGAAGCCAGGCGGCGGCAAACTGGCGCCCTCTGCTGGCGGAGATTCGGGTCGCCCCAGGAACGCAGCCACAAATGGACAGAGGGACAACCAGGGCCgcttcaacaacaacaacaacaactacaacaaccaGCGCTACGGAAACAAGGAATCGTCCGGGGAATTCGGCAACGAGCTGCCCCAGCGTCAATTCAACAATCGTGATAACAGGGGGCCACCACGCGCCCGCACCGGCGGCGAGAAGTTCGGAAAGCGCGAGTTCGATCGCCAGTCGGGATCCGATAAAACCG GCGTCAAGTCAATTGACAAGCGCGAGGGAGGCGGTGCCCACAACTGGGGTTCCCCGAAGCAGGACATCGAGGACCTGAAGACCGCCGGCGGCGAGTCGTCTCCGCAGGCGGAAAAGGAGGACTCGGCCAACGAGCAGTCGGCCGATCCCGCTGTGCCCGCCGAGGAGGACGAGTCCAAGCTGATGACCCTCGACGAGTGGAAGGCTCTGCGGGATCAGCGCGCCAAGCCCAACTACAACTTGCGCAAGGCCGGCGAGGGAGCTGCCGACAATGCGGAGTGGAAGAAGATGGTGGTGCTGAGCAAGAAGAAGGAGAGCAACAGCGAGGACGAGCTGGAGTACGATCCCTCGCTGTATCCCCAGCGAGTGGGCCGCCTGCAGCGCATCGTGGACATTCAGTTCAACTTCAATGATGGTCGCAAGGGCGGTTTCCGCAAGGGTCCTCGTCCTGGCGGACCAGGTGGACCGCGTGAGGGAGGCTACCGCAATGACGGGCCGCGTGGAGAAGGTGGCTTCCCCCGTGGAGAGGGTGGCTATCGCCAGGATGGACCTCGCAACGAAGGACCTCGTGGAGAGGGTGGCTACCGCAACGAAGGACCTCGTGGAGAGGGCGGCTTCCGCAACGACGGACCGCGTGGCGAGGGCTTCCGTGGTCCGCGACCCAGCAACGGCTATGAAAACAGACaggagaacaacaacaacagattcGGGGAGAAACGCCGCTCCGCCCAGAAGCCCCTGAAGGTCGACGATGAAGCTCAATTCCCCACTCTGTGCTAG
- the Mocs2B gene encoding molybdopterin synthase catalytic subunit — translation MDHVKLVNDPIDIAHIHQLLADEGCGASSVFVGTTRDNFQGKKVVSLAYEAYDNMALKEMNKICSDLRSKWPELKHIVIYHRLGTVPVCEASVVIAASSPHRSEALESVSYAIDQLKALVPIWKKEIYEGDHNSEWKENKESFRPKKSLGAFNYAACPCKVEESHDVPRTLVQIRVNDAELAKRLECFVNRKRDEINSQNVIDFKSSFVESDKDLSDSCARTQSTIIKQEQSNCHLKVRRVNNRCGPQQMELRPNYELELNKLMGSRDGQSDPSKEMRKSLPNSRLQAIESYMGLSTDNEENIFSRIKKVENRMLQLESISPEYRHFTNLEPQSMEPPPPKKIRKKSYSAHELGVFIEKLKNK, via the exons ATGGATCACGTTAAGCTAGTTAATGACCCCATCGACATTGCCCATATCCATCAATTGCTGGCCGACGAAGGCTGCGGAGCTTCATCCGTTTTTGTGGGCACAACGCGCGATAATTTTCAGGGCAAAAAG GTGGTGTCATTGGCGTACGAGGCCTACGATAACATGGCCCTcaaggaaatgaataaaatcTGCTCAGATCTTCGATCAAAATGGCCCGAACTAAAGCACATAGTCATATATCATCGATTGGGAACTGTGCCCGTTTGCGAGGCCAGCGTAGTTATAGCCGCCTCATCGCCCCACCGATCCGAGGCCCTAGAATCAGTATCCTATGCAATAGATCAGCTTAAGGCCTTAGTTCCCATTTGGAAGAAGGAAATCTACGAGGGCGATCACAACAGCGAGTGGAAGGAGAACAAGGAGTCCTTCAGGCCCA AGAAATCTTTGGGTGCCTTCAACTACGCAGCTTGCCCCTGCAAAGTCGAGGAGTCACATGACGTTCCGCGTACTCTGGTGCAAATTAGAGTTAATGACGCCGAGTTAGCCAAGCGGCTAGAGTGTTTTGTCAACAGAAAACGCGACGAAATCAACTCACAAAACGTAATTGACTTCAAATCGTCTTTCGTTGAGTCAGACAAAGATTTAAGCGACTCCTGCGCTCGCACGCAGAGCACTATTATAAAGCAGGAGCAGTCGAATTGTCATTTAAAAG TTCGACGGGTAAACAATCGCTGTGGTCCCCAGCAAATGGAGTTGCGGCCCAATTACGAACTCGAGCTGAATAAACTAATGGGATCGCGTGACGGCCAAAGTGACCCATCCAAGGAAATGAGAAAATCGCTGCCCAATTCCCGTCTACAGGCAATTGAATCGTACATGGGCTTGAGTACCGATAACGAGGAGAACATTTTCAGTAGAATTAAAAAGGTGGAAAATAGAATGCTGCAGCTGGAGTCCATTTCCCCAGAGTATAGACACTTT ACGAATCTGGAGCCGCAATCCATGGAACCCCCGCCGCCCAAAAAGATCAGAAAGAAATCATATTCTGCCCACGAATTAGGCGTGTTCATTGAAAAGCTTAAGAATAAATGA
- the Mocs2A gene encoding molybdopterin synthase sulfur carrier subunit, translated as MSTVVNVHVLFFAKSRELANTNRSKVDVPSEITASELLDQLVARFGLTSIRDNLILAHNESYIENLSERILFKEGDELAIIPPLSGG; from the coding sequence ATGAGTACTGTTGTCAACGTGCACGTGCTGTTCTTTGCCAAATCCCGGGAATTAGCCAATACCAACCGCTCGAAAGTGGATGTGCCCAGCGAAATTACTGCCTCCGAACTGCTGGACCAACTGGTTGCCAGATTTGGCCTGACCTCGATTCGGGACAACCTGATTTTGGCCCACAACGAATCGTACATCGAGAACCTGAGCGAGAGGATTCTGTTCAAGGAGGGCGACGAACTGGCCATCATTCCGCCCCTCAGTGGAGGCTAA